In Rubrivirga marina, the following are encoded in one genomic region:
- the nuoD gene encoding NADH dehydrogenase (quinone) subunit D produces the protein MATTDANAPNAHAAAPGSSEDLFTFWPRHNAAIYQALADRHTHVEIPGATKRAPSSVRPDETAGDGTEAVGLDVSGDGASGAAVPMVTPKGEDPLESRMILNLGPQHPATHGALRCVIQLDGESIEKCLVDIGYLHRGIEKLAEVKTYQEFMPYTDRMDYMSPYSNNVAWCLAVEKLAGIEAPERAQWLRTIGCELARISSHLLWAGTMVMDAGALSVFLWTFKYREEIYSIFDEIAGARFTVSHSRIGGLAFDFSPAALSMIASFCDEFEQQIADWKKLLNRNRIWIDRNEGVGVLSREEVIEQGYTGPTLRASGVPHDLRIFEPYLVYDQVDFDIPMRTEGDSLARYFVRIEEMEQSVKIIRQCLQKLPAGPIRVDNAKAAYASKDEVYYSMEGMIHDFMMTDTGVAPPKGAEAYHAIESPKGELGFHLVSDGTGSPWRVKIVTGSFKNLQGLETMMEGAQVADTVVLIGSIDPVIGDSDK, from the coding sequence ATGGCAACGACTGACGCCAACGCCCCGAACGCCCACGCCGCCGCGCCCGGATCGAGCGAGGACCTCTTCACGTTCTGGCCGCGCCACAACGCGGCGATCTACCAGGCCCTCGCCGACCGGCACACGCACGTCGAGATCCCGGGCGCCACGAAGCGCGCGCCCTCCAGCGTCCGCCCCGACGAGACCGCCGGCGACGGCACCGAGGCGGTCGGCCTCGACGTCTCGGGCGACGGGGCCAGCGGCGCCGCCGTCCCCATGGTGACCCCGAAGGGCGAGGACCCGCTGGAGAGCCGGATGATCCTCAACCTCGGGCCCCAGCACCCGGCCACGCACGGCGCCCTCCGCTGCGTGATCCAGCTCGACGGCGAGTCGATCGAGAAGTGCCTCGTCGACATCGGGTACCTCCACCGCGGCATCGAGAAGCTCGCCGAGGTGAAGACGTACCAGGAGTTCATGCCCTACACGGACCGCATGGACTACATGTCGCCCTACTCGAACAACGTGGCGTGGTGCCTCGCGGTCGAGAAGCTGGCCGGCATCGAGGCCCCCGAGCGGGCCCAGTGGCTCCGGACGATCGGGTGCGAGCTGGCGCGGATCTCGAGCCACCTCCTCTGGGCGGGGACGATGGTGATGGACGCCGGCGCGCTTTCGGTCTTCCTCTGGACGTTCAAGTACCGCGAGGAGATCTACTCCATCTTCGACGAGATCGCCGGCGCCCGCTTCACCGTCTCGCACTCCCGCATCGGCGGGCTCGCCTTCGACTTCTCGCCGGCGGCGCTCTCCATGATCGCCAGCTTCTGCGACGAGTTCGAGCAGCAGATCGCCGACTGGAAGAAGCTCCTCAACCGGAACCGGATCTGGATCGACCGGAACGAGGGCGTCGGCGTCCTCTCGCGCGAGGAGGTCATCGAGCAGGGCTACACCGGCCCGACCCTCCGCGCCTCGGGCGTCCCCCACGACCTCCGCATCTTCGAGCCGTACCTCGTCTACGACCAGGTCGACTTCGACATCCCGATGCGGACCGAGGGCGACTCGCTCGCCCGCTACTTCGTCCGGATCGAGGAGATGGAGCAGTCGGTCAAGATCATCCGGCAGTGCCTCCAGAAGCTGCCCGCCGGCCCGATCCGCGTCGACAACGCGAAGGCGGCTTACGCCTCCAAGGACGAGGTCTATTACTCGATGGAGGGCATGATCCACGACTTCATGATGACGGACACGGGCGTCGCGCCGCCGAAGGGCGCCGAGGCCTACCACGCCATCGAGAGCCCGAAGGGCGAGCTCGGCTTCCACCTCGTCTCCGACGGGACCGGCAGCCCGTGGCGCGTCAAGATCGTGACCGGCTCCTTCAAGAACCTCCAGGGCCTCGAGACCATGATGGAGGGCGCCCAGGTGGCCGACACCGTCGTCCTCATCGGCTCCATCGACCCCGTCATCGGCGACTCCGACAAGTGA
- the nuoE gene encoding complex I 24 kDa subunit family protein encodes MTPDTPGPFVSPTPQYVPGEAPERTFSDDELVWTDEEQAQLDTFRKQYPTADAAVMKGLWLAQRKFGWLPPEVMQLVAGSLGIPYAKVYGVATFYTQYFKEDKGAFVLDVCTCFSCQVCGGYDMLHYLEEKLGVPKGVTTEDGLFTIQEAECLGACGSAPMLQVTNGAYVHNLTKEKIDQLVDALREGKDLPFESVTLPQDEAELGGNRRTDAEAVTAYQTPPVSDSVH; translated from the coding sequence ATGACCCCCGACACCCCCGGCCCGTTCGTCTCGCCCACGCCGCAGTACGTGCCCGGCGAGGCGCCCGAGCGCACGTTCTCCGACGACGAGCTCGTCTGGACCGACGAGGAGCAGGCCCAGCTCGACACGTTCCGCAAGCAGTACCCGACGGCCGACGCGGCCGTGATGAAGGGGCTCTGGCTCGCGCAGCGCAAGTTCGGCTGGCTCCCGCCCGAGGTCATGCAGCTCGTGGCCGGCTCGCTCGGGATCCCGTACGCGAAGGTCTACGGCGTCGCCACGTTCTACACGCAGTACTTCAAGGAGGACAAGGGCGCCTTCGTCCTCGACGTCTGCACGTGCTTCTCGTGCCAGGTCTGCGGCGGGTACGACATGCTCCACTACCTCGAGGAGAAGCTCGGCGTGCCGAAAGGCGTAACGACCGAGGACGGCCTGTTCACGATCCAGGAGGCCGAGTGCCTCGGGGCCTGCGGCTCCGCGCCGATGCTCCAGGTCACCAACGGCGCCTACGTCCACAACCTGACGAAGGAGAAGATCGACCAGCTCGTCGACGCGCTCCGCGAGGGCAAGGACCTCCCGTTCGAGAGCGTGACGCTCCCGCAGGACGAGGCCGAGCTCGGCGGCAACCGCCGGACCGACGCCGAGGCCGTGACCGCCTACCAGACCCCGCCCGTCTCCGACTCCGTCCACTAG
- the nuoF gene encoding NADH-quinone oxidoreductase subunit NuoF, producing the protein MADADTLLTGQSKAGDWRSYERVILPPIKDLHQIDVYEQNGGYQALRDVVKDGKYDPTGLTNEVKASGLRGRGGAGFGTGLKWSFMPPVDPEKPRYLCCNGDESEPGTFKDRQIFEYNPHLMIEGIVLACYAMTIKTCYLYIRGEYIEYVDHVQKAVDEAYAKGYIGQNILGTDFSTDLVVHYGAGAYICGEESSLMNSLEGKRAYPRIKPPFPAQKGLWGMPTTINNVETLADVPLIVNRGAEWFAGIGPEKHPGPVLYGISGHVNKPGVYEYPTGMLITDLLEAAGGARGGKKIKAVVPGGSSTPPLTWEMAEPATMDAETLREAGSSMGTAGLCFLDEDTDMVSFTRRIAHFYHHESCGQCTPCRDGTGWMEKLLHRIDEGNGYTRDLDLLLDLCDQMEGRTVCALADAAAWPVRWGIRRFRDEFEAKCKPTSFAGADVSGDGATEETGELTPTGVPTT; encoded by the coding sequence ATGGCCGACGCCGACACCCTCCTCACGGGCCAGTCCAAGGCCGGCGACTGGCGCTCCTACGAGCGCGTCATCCTGCCGCCGATCAAGGACCTCCACCAGATCGACGTCTACGAGCAGAACGGCGGCTACCAGGCCCTCCGCGACGTGGTCAAGGACGGCAAGTACGACCCGACCGGGCTGACCAACGAGGTCAAGGCCTCCGGCCTCCGCGGGCGCGGCGGGGCCGGATTCGGGACCGGCCTGAAGTGGAGCTTCATGCCGCCCGTCGACCCCGAGAAGCCGCGGTACCTCTGCTGCAACGGCGACGAGTCCGAGCCGGGCACGTTCAAGGACCGCCAGATCTTCGAGTACAACCCGCACCTCATGATCGAGGGGATCGTGCTCGCGTGCTACGCGATGACGATCAAGACGTGCTACCTCTACATCAGGGGCGAGTACATCGAGTACGTCGACCACGTCCAGAAGGCCGTCGACGAGGCGTACGCGAAGGGCTACATCGGCCAGAACATCCTGGGCACCGACTTCTCGACGGACCTCGTGGTCCACTACGGCGCCGGCGCCTACATCTGCGGCGAGGAGTCGTCGCTGATGAACTCGCTGGAGGGCAAGCGGGCGTATCCGCGCATTAAGCCGCCGTTCCCCGCCCAGAAGGGCCTCTGGGGGATGCCGACGACGATCAACAACGTCGAGACGCTCGCCGACGTCCCGCTCATCGTCAACCGCGGGGCCGAGTGGTTCGCGGGGATCGGGCCGGAGAAGCACCCCGGGCCGGTCCTCTACGGGATCTCGGGCCACGTCAACAAGCCGGGCGTCTACGAGTACCCGACGGGCATGCTCATCACCGACCTCCTGGAGGCGGCGGGCGGCGCGCGCGGCGGGAAGAAGATCAAGGCCGTCGTCCCCGGCGGCTCGTCGACGCCGCCGCTCACGTGGGAGATGGCCGAGCCGGCCACGATGGACGCCGAGACGCTCCGTGAGGCGGGCTCCTCGATGGGCACGGCGGGCCTGTGTTTCCTGGATGAGGACACCGACATGGTGAGCTTCACGCGCCGGATCGCCCACTTCTACCACCACGAGTCCTGCGGCCAGTGCACGCCGTGCCGCGACGGGACGGGCTGGATGGAGAAGCTGCTCCACCGGATCGACGAGGGGAACGGCTACACGCGCGACCTCGACCTCCTGCTCGACCTCTGCGACCAGATGGAGGGCCGGACCGTCTGCGCCCTCGCCGACGCCGCCGCGTGGCCCGTCCGCTGGGGCATCCGCCGCTTCCGCGACGAGTTCGAGGCCAAGTGCAAGCCGACCTCCTTCGCCGGCGCCGACGTCTCGGGCGACGGCGCGACCGAGGAGACCGGCGAGCTCACCCCCACCGGCGTCCCGACCACCTAG
- a CDS encoding DUF4920 domain-containing protein encodes MTRSLLLIALLGLGACADPAEAPADDATEAGVAEPSDVAFGETVPDGAALSPDELIANPDAYAGKTVVVEGVAREVCQMAGCWLTFSNDAGQTVRVNVPRDETESYVFTFPKDVSGQTVRVAGTLEVETTSVEDQRHYAEDGGASEDEVAAITEPKQTLVLTALGAELAEAADRAPGTAPA; translated from the coding sequence ATGACGCGCTCCCTCCTCCTGATCGCCCTCCTCGGCCTCGGCGCCTGCGCCGACCCGGCGGAGGCGCCCGCCGACGACGCCACCGAGGCGGGCGTGGCCGAGCCCTCGGACGTCGCCTTTGGCGAGACCGTGCCCGACGGCGCGGCCCTGTCGCCGGACGAGCTCATCGCCAACCCCGACGCGTACGCCGGCAAGACGGTCGTCGTCGAGGGCGTGGCCCGCGAGGTCTGTCAGATGGCCGGCTGCTGGCTCACGTTCTCGAACGACGCCGGCCAGACCGTCCGCGTCAACGTGCCGCGCGACGAGACCGAGAGCTACGTGTTCACCTTCCCGAAGGACGTCTCCGGGCAGACCGTCCGCGTGGCCGGCACGCTCGAGGTCGAGACGACCTCCGTCGAGGACCAGCGGCACTACGCCGAGGATGGCGGGGCGTCGGAGGACGAGGTCGCCGCGATCACCGAGCCCAAGCAGACGCTCGTCCTAACGGCCCTCGGCGCCGAGCTGGCCGAGGCCGCCGACCGCGCGCCCGGCACCGCGCCCGCCTAA
- a CDS encoding 2Fe-2S iron-sulfur cluster-binding protein has product MPQVIIDGKAHEFEPGQKLLQLCLDEGTEIPHFCYHPSLSVPANCRQCLVKAGTPMMDRETKEPVLDDDGNPKINYFPKLMPSCALDVTEGMVVHTQNDSEEVAAAQADNLEIMLANHPLDCPICDQAGQCPLQIQAYKYGPEGSRFEFEKVHKPKRVQLGPNVVLDAERCINCTRCTRFTAEITETHQLTIINRGDKNHPMTAPGQVFDDAYSMCTADICPVGALTEDYFRFQARVWEMAHTPTVSDFGGKGINVDVWTKNNQVLRITPRENLDVNEYWMPDAARLVFKTYNEDRASGPQIHGRPTTWEAAAREAGQLLKDAGSNVLFLGSAYATVEDNYLLQRLAEAVGAEAPRFIDRRGEWDGDDWLHSSDPAPNTAGCERLGLQPVDPALLAGAVASASLVYVLQDDPVAAGVLSAADLGDTPVVLHSTHTTNQTSATVTLPITMSVETLGTYVNEDGRAQLLRPAKMVKAMNRSLLMALGTGQSRNDRVGTPFDRWHDEANQVDCLPGWATIPQVAKEVGFDLSYKSPAKIMDEVAARPEFSGATHGAMSMLGVPLETADAPAELDA; this is encoded by the coding sequence ATGCCGCAGGTCATCATCGACGGGAAGGCTCACGAGTTCGAGCCGGGGCAGAAGCTGCTCCAGCTCTGCCTCGACGAGGGCACCGAGATCCCCCACTTCTGCTACCACCCGTCGCTCTCGGTCCCGGCCAACTGCCGCCAGTGCCTCGTGAAGGCCGGCACGCCGATGATGGACCGGGAGACGAAGGAGCCGGTCCTCGACGACGACGGCAACCCCAAGATCAACTACTTCCCGAAGCTGATGCCGAGCTGCGCGCTCGACGTCACCGAGGGGATGGTGGTCCACACCCAGAACGACTCCGAGGAGGTCGCCGCCGCCCAGGCCGACAACCTCGAGATCATGCTGGCGAACCACCCGCTGGACTGCCCGATCTGCGACCAGGCCGGCCAGTGCCCGCTCCAGATCCAGGCCTACAAGTACGGCCCGGAGGGGAGCCGCTTCGAGTTCGAGAAGGTCCACAAGCCGAAGCGCGTCCAGCTCGGGCCCAACGTGGTCCTCGACGCCGAGCGGTGCATCAACTGCACGCGGTGCACGCGCTTCACGGCCGAGATCACCGAGACGCACCAGCTCACGATCATCAACCGGGGCGACAAGAACCACCCGATGACGGCGCCGGGCCAGGTGTTCGACGACGCCTACTCGATGTGCACGGCCGACATCTGCCCCGTCGGCGCGCTGACGGAGGACTACTTCCGGTTCCAGGCGCGCGTCTGGGAGATGGCCCACACCCCGACCGTCTCCGACTTCGGCGGCAAGGGGATCAACGTCGACGTGTGGACCAAGAACAACCAGGTCCTCCGGATCACGCCGCGCGAGAACCTCGACGTCAACGAGTACTGGATGCCCGACGCGGCCCGGCTCGTGTTCAAGACGTACAACGAGGACCGCGCCTCGGGTCCGCAGATCCACGGCCGCCCGACGACGTGGGAGGCCGCGGCGCGGGAGGCCGGCCAGCTCCTCAAGGACGCCGGCTCGAACGTGCTCTTCCTCGGCTCGGCGTACGCGACGGTCGAGGACAACTACCTCCTCCAGCGGCTCGCCGAGGCCGTCGGGGCCGAGGCCCCGCGCTTTATCGACCGCCGCGGCGAGTGGGACGGCGACGACTGGCTCCACTCCTCCGACCCGGCCCCGAACACGGCCGGCTGCGAGCGCCTCGGCCTGCAGCCCGTCGACCCCGCCCTCCTCGCGGGCGCCGTCGCCAGCGCGTCGCTCGTGTACGTGCTCCAGGACGACCCGGTCGCGGCCGGCGTCCTCTCGGCGGCCGACCTCGGCGACACGCCGGTCGTTCTGCATTCGACCCATACGACCAACCAGACCTCGGCGACGGTCACGCTCCCGATCACGATGTCGGTCGAGACGCTCGGCACCTACGTCAACGAGGACGGGCGCGCGCAGCTGCTCCGGCCGGCCAAGATGGTCAAGGCCATGAACCGCTCGCTCCTGATGGCGCTCGGGACCGGCCAGAGCCGGAACGACCGCGTCGGGACGCCCTTCGACCGCTGGCACGACGAGGCCAACCAGGTCGACTGCCTCCCCGGCTGGGCCACGATCCCGCAGGTGGCCAAGGAGGTCGGGTTCGACCTCTCGTACAAGTCGCCTGCGAAGATCATGGACGAGGTCGCCGCGCGGCCGGAGTTCTCGGGCGCCACGCACGGCGCGATGTCGATGCTCGGCGTCCCGCTCGAGACGGCCGACGCGCCGGCCGAGCTCGACGCCTAG